In Pelosinus sp. UFO1, one genomic interval encodes:
- a CDS encoding PAS domain-containing sensor histidine kinase, translated as MAGLHKASRWMRLFMILFILLLLSTVTFYFAKSQYQLVIARQRETLGMVNKHLELNLNVQLLALQFLAADPEIRSLNPDEVYNELSHSREVVNFSNINVFDRQGRIISQVRETCPNPNYDMEKFDAVLSGKRIITDVIHCTSYQPYVNLSVPVYNEKGYVQGVISSEVLLTEIGNLIGDHKLSFNQTIFIKDGNNGKVYASGFLSELMPPDEEFDQISDREKAEPIYNQDKIYLYMPVDNTKWQVILVTPVSEVYKTVFKESLPELTILCLMALCAGLLYRNFLHKKLFEENIRRFRMERLISVNQLAASLAHEIRNPLTSIKGFIQLMNRGEGERVPNQEHIKIILTEIDRIDKLTNEFQQLTRPLKTPHFVKVNIEQMIHDVILLMENQAVVKKITLTFFNKMNLLSHKYIGIMEGTLVNRSSYILGDEAQLKQVLINLVKNAIDAVGRNGEVKILLSRKEDFIVMEVKDNGIGMSKEILKKIGTPFYTTKEGGNGLGLSVCYNIIEGHSGSIKVQSEFGQGTIFSIKLPCAE; from the coding sequence TTGGCAGGATTGCATAAAGCAAGTCGCTGGATGCGCTTATTTATGATTTTATTTATTTTACTTTTGTTAAGTACCGTAACCTTTTATTTTGCAAAGAGCCAATATCAGTTAGTTATTGCGAGGCAGCGTGAAACTCTTGGTATGGTGAATAAGCATTTAGAACTCAATTTAAATGTACAGCTATTGGCATTACAATTTTTAGCAGCAGATCCTGAAATAAGAAGTCTTAATCCTGATGAGGTGTATAACGAGTTAAGCCATTCTCGGGAGGTAGTTAATTTTTCTAATATTAATGTATTCGATAGGCAAGGTAGGATAATATCGCAAGTACGTGAGACTTGTCCAAATCCGAACTATGACATGGAGAAATTTGATGCTGTATTATCAGGTAAAAGGATAATTACCGATGTAATTCACTGCACATCTTATCAACCGTATGTTAATTTAAGTGTACCCGTATATAACGAAAAGGGATATGTTCAAGGGGTAATATCAAGTGAGGTATTATTGACTGAAATAGGCAACTTAATCGGGGATCATAAATTATCTTTTAATCAGACTATATTTATAAAAGATGGCAATAACGGAAAGGTTTATGCTTCAGGGTTTTTAAGTGAATTAATGCCTCCTGATGAGGAATTTGATCAGATTTCTGACAGGGAAAAAGCTGAGCCTATCTATAATCAAGATAAAATATATTTATATATGCCAGTTGATAATACCAAGTGGCAGGTTATTTTGGTTACGCCTGTTAGTGAAGTATATAAGACCGTATTTAAAGAGTCTCTTCCAGAACTCACAATATTATGTTTAATGGCACTATGTGCAGGCTTATTGTATAGAAACTTTCTACATAAGAAGCTTTTTGAAGAAAATATACGCAGGTTTCGCATGGAGCGTTTAATAAGTGTCAATCAATTGGCGGCAAGTTTGGCTCATGAAATTCGTAATCCTCTAACGTCTATTAAAGGTTTTATTCAGTTAATGAACCGTGGTGAGGGCGAAAGAGTACCAAACCAAGAACATATAAAAATCATATTAACTGAAATTGATCGGATAGATAAGTTAACTAATGAGTTCCAGCAACTGACCCGTCCATTAAAAACTCCTCATTTTGTAAAAGTGAATATTGAGCAGATGATTCATGATGTTATATTATTAATGGAAAATCAGGCTGTAGTAAAAAAGATAACATTAACCTTTTTTAATAAGATGAACCTATTATCACATAAATACATCGGTATCATGGAAGGAACATTAGTGAATCGATCGTCTTATATTTTGGGTGATGAGGCTCAATTAAAACAGGTACTGATTAACTTGGTGAAAAATGCAATTGATGCAGTAGGGAGAAATGGAGAAGTTAAGATCCTTTTATCACGTAAAGAAGACTTTATCGTGATGGAGGTAAAAGATAATGGAATAGGTATGTCTAAGGAGATATTAAAAAAAATTGGCACCCCTTTTTATACAACAAAGGAAGGTGGCAATGGTTTAGGTCTATCTGTATGCTATAATATTATTGAAGGCCATAGTGGCTCAATTAAAGTGCAGAGCGAATTTGGTCAGGGCACAATATTCTCGATAAAATTACCTTGTGCTGAATAG
- a CDS encoding aminopeptidase, with protein sequence MDPRIQKLANTLITYSTHLQKDENILIEIFDDALPLGKALIEEAYKVGANPFLSLKNNKLQRSLLLHSTVPQLEQIAKWEAERMEQMDAYIGIRANENSSEFADIPPEQLQHYQQYWLKPVHTDLRVPKTKWCVLRYPNNSMAQLANMSSEGFEEFYFNVCNLDYSKMDDAMTPLVDLMQKTDKVHIIGPGTDLSFSIKNIPAIKCCGLRNIPDGEVYTAPVKNSINGHLTYNTPAVYQGVTYENIHLEFADGKIIKASANHTEKINKIFDTDEGARYIGEFALGVNPHISVPMKDTLFDEKIKGSFHFTPGNAYKGAFNGNKSAIHWDLVCIQNPEHGGGEIWFDDVLIRKDGIFVIPELKGLNPENLL encoded by the coding sequence TTGGATCCAAGAATACAGAAATTGGCAAACACTCTCATTACCTACTCTACTCATCTACAAAAAGATGAAAATATTTTAATTGAAATCTTTGATGATGCCCTCCCCCTCGGAAAAGCACTCATCGAAGAAGCTTATAAAGTAGGTGCTAACCCCTTCCTCTCTTTAAAAAATAATAAACTCCAGCGCAGTCTCTTACTCCATTCTACAGTTCCTCAATTAGAACAAATTGCAAAGTGGGAAGCTGAGCGTATGGAACAAATGGATGCTTATATCGGCATTCGCGCTAATGAAAATAGTAGTGAATTTGCTGATATCCCCCCCGAACAATTGCAGCATTATCAGCAATATTGGCTAAAACCAGTACATACTGACCTGCGTGTTCCTAAGACCAAATGGTGTGTACTGCGCTATCCAAACAATTCTATGGCCCAACTGGCAAACATGAGCAGCGAGGGTTTTGAAGAATTCTATTTTAATGTTTGTAACCTCGATTATTCGAAAATGGACGATGCTATGACTCCTTTAGTCGATTTAATGCAAAAAACTGATAAGGTCCATATTATTGGTCCTGGCACTGACCTCTCTTTTTCGATTAAAAACATACCTGCTATAAAATGCTGCGGTCTGCGCAATATACCTGATGGAGAAGTATATACTGCTCCGGTCAAGAATTCTATCAATGGTCACTTAACCTATAATACACCTGCTGTTTACCAAGGTGTGACTTATGAGAACATTCACCTTGAATTTGCAGATGGAAAAATTATAAAAGCCTCAGCAAATCATACGGAAAAAATTAATAAAATATTTGATACAGATGAGGGTGCCCGCTATATCGGTGAATTCGCTCTTGGTGTCAACCCCCATATTAGCGTCCCGATGAAAGATACCTTATTCGATGAAAAGATTAAAGGCAGTTTTCACTTTACTCCAGGCAATGCCTATAAAGGCGCTTTTAACGGTAATAAATCGGCGATCCATTGGGATTTAGTATGTATTCAAAACCCAGAACATGGTGGCGGAGAGATTTGGTTTGATGATGTTCTTATCCGTAAAGATGGAATTTTTGTTATACCCGAATTAAAGGGGCTCAACCCAGAAAACTTACTATAG
- the speE gene encoding polyamine aminopropyltransferase → MNLWFTESQTKNLGLQARIKETLFMGKSDFQDVAVVDTHQFGRMLVLDGVFQTTIADEFIYHEMIAHVPLFTHPNPKKVLVIGGGDGGTIREVVRHDAVEKAEMVEIDGMVVEVCKKFLPEISQALINHDPKLELKIGDGIGHMKDAENKYDVIIVDCSDPIGPGKGLFTPEFYQNVYKALKEDGLFVQQTESPFYHQELITYLHKEIGQLFPITKTYLANIPTYPSGLHCFTMGSKKYDPTTANIENIQPLETRYYNKDIHKSSFVLPNFVQEILK, encoded by the coding sequence ATGAACTTATGGTTTACTGAATCACAAACTAAGAATCTAGGCTTGCAAGCCCGAATAAAAGAAACTCTGTTTATGGGTAAATCTGATTTTCAAGATGTGGCTGTTGTTGATACCCATCAATTTGGCCGTATGTTGGTGCTGGATGGTGTGTTTCAAACTACAATTGCTGATGAATTTATCTACCACGAGATGATTGCCCACGTGCCCTTATTCACCCATCCTAATCCGAAGAAGGTATTAGTCATTGGTGGCGGTGATGGTGGTACGATTCGAGAAGTTGTCAGACATGATGCAGTAGAGAAAGCTGAAATGGTTGAAATTGATGGCATGGTAGTAGAAGTTTGCAAAAAATTTCTACCGGAAATTAGCCAGGCTTTGATCAATCATGATCCTAAGCTAGAGCTTAAAATTGGTGATGGGATTGGGCATATGAAAGATGCTGAAAATAAGTATGATGTTATTATTGTGGATTGTTCTGATCCAATAGGTCCTGGTAAAGGTTTATTCACCCCTGAGTTTTACCAGAATGTATATAAGGCCTTGAAAGAGGACGGTTTATTTGTGCAACAGACAGAATCCCCCTTTTATCATCAAGAACTTATTACTTATTTACATAAGGAAATTGGCCAATTATTCCCTATTACAAAAACATATTTAGCGAACATTCCTACGTATCCAAGCGGATTACATTGCTTTACTATGGGTTCGAAAAAGTATGATCCTACTACTGCCAATATAGAAAATATTCAACCCTTAGAAACTCGTTATTACAATAAAGACATTCATAAAAGTTCGTTTGTATTGCCTAATTTTGTACAGGAAATCTTGAAATAA
- the dcuC gene encoding C4-dicarboxylate transporter DcuC, translated as MLGIVLAIIVTAMVVYMILKQYKTQAVLVFGGLILMSCAVIFGLGTILPVKDSTGLVWFDLFEFIKKTLSGRAAGLGLSIMAVGGFARYMDHIGASKALVKIAIKPLQKLHAPYVMLAACYLVGQVLGLFINSASGLGMLLMVTMFPVLIRLGVSRLAATAVIGTTLCLDWSPGDPGSVLSANTAGMDIATYWTQYQIPVALTVMVVVAVLHYFVQQWFDKKQGHIVEKAELVNDQDDKDLPPGIFALLPIVPLVLILAFSDIGFKTIKMDIVNAMFISLFVSMIFEFVRRRDIKKVFSDLQVFFDGMGIQFAAVVTLVVAGETFAQGLKSVGAIETIISSAQTAGFGGAGMIIVMVSIIAVSSVVMGSGNAPFFAFVALTPVVAAKMGIAPVLMLLPMHFAASIARSMSPITAVIVVVSGIANVSPIDVVKRTSIPMIGALIVNVAATFIYFYR; from the coding sequence ATGTTAGGTATAGTTTTAGCAATTATAGTTACAGCAATGGTTGTCTACATGATCTTGAAACAGTACAAGACGCAAGCTGTTTTGGTTTTTGGCGGTCTTATTCTTATGTCGTGTGCTGTTATTTTTGGTTTGGGAACGATTTTACCTGTGAAGGATAGTACAGGGCTAGTATGGTTTGATTTATTTGAATTTATTAAGAAGACTTTAAGCGGCAGGGCTGCTGGTCTTGGCCTTAGTATCATGGCAGTGGGTGGTTTCGCTCGCTATATGGATCATATTGGCGCGAGTAAAGCGTTGGTGAAGATTGCCATAAAACCATTGCAGAAACTTCATGCTCCTTATGTTATGTTGGCTGCTTGCTATTTAGTTGGGCAAGTATTAGGTTTGTTTATTAATAGTGCTTCTGGTTTAGGGATGTTACTTATGGTAACCATGTTTCCTGTATTAATACGTCTTGGTGTGAGCCGATTAGCAGCAACTGCTGTTATTGGTACTACCTTGTGCTTAGATTGGAGCCCAGGAGATCCTGGTAGTGTACTTTCAGCAAACACGGCTGGTATGGATATTGCTACCTATTGGACGCAATATCAAATTCCTGTTGCGTTGACAGTTATGGTAGTCGTTGCCGTTTTACATTATTTTGTACAACAATGGTTCGATAAAAAGCAAGGCCACATTGTGGAAAAAGCGGAATTAGTGAATGATCAGGATGACAAAGACCTTCCACCAGGAATTTTTGCTTTATTACCGATTGTACCTTTAGTACTTATTTTAGCTTTCAGTGATATTGGTTTTAAGACTATCAAGATGGACATTGTAAATGCTATGTTTATCAGTTTGTTTGTATCTATGATTTTTGAATTTGTTCGTAGGCGAGACATTAAGAAAGTATTTAGTGATTTACAAGTATTTTTTGATGGTATGGGTATTCAATTTGCGGCAGTAGTTACTCTCGTAGTAGCTGGGGAAACCTTTGCCCAAGGTTTAAAGTCAGTTGGTGCTATTGAAACAATTATTAGCTCAGCACAAACGGCGGGCTTCGGTGGCGCTGGTATGATTATTGTAATGGTATCTATTATTGCAGTATCTTCCGTGGTAATGGGCTCAGGTAATGCACCTTTCTTTGCTTTTGTAGCTTTAACCCCTGTGGTAGCGGCTAAGATGGGCATCGCTCCTGTATTAATGCTATTACCAATGCACTTTGCTGCCAGTATCGCTCGTAGTATGTCACCGATAACTGCTGTTATTGTAGTTGTTTCTGGTATCGCGAATGTTTCACCAATTGATGTGGTAAAACGTACGTCCATTCCTATGATTGGTGCGCTGATTGTTAACGTAGCGGCTACCTTTATTTACTTCTACAGATAG
- a CDS encoding 8-oxo-dGTP diphosphatase, whose protein sequence is MYSTTLCFLVKEQEILLGMKKTGFGQGKYNGFGGKIKTNETVLEGAVRELEEESGVQVEKEQLEDVGFIDFIFPANPELRHDVHIFLAHTWQGQPVETEEMKPQWFSISEIPYHKMWQDDIHWLPKVLAGNKINGKVVFADNNEDVLTVEII, encoded by the coding sequence ATGTATTCAACGACCTTATGTTTTTTAGTAAAAGAGCAAGAAATTTTGTTAGGAATGAAGAAGACTGGTTTTGGCCAAGGGAAATATAATGGTTTTGGTGGTAAGATTAAGACCAATGAAACCGTATTAGAGGGAGCTGTGCGTGAGCTAGAAGAAGAAAGTGGTGTCCAAGTAGAAAAAGAACAGCTAGAGGATGTCGGTTTTATAGATTTTATCTTTCCTGCTAATCCCGAACTGCGGCATGATGTACATATTTTCCTCGCCCATACTTGGCAGGGGCAACCAGTTGAAACAGAAGAGATGAAGCCCCAATGGTTTTCAATCTCTGAAATTCCGTATCATAAAATGTGGCAAGATGATATACATTGGTTGCCTAAGGTATTAGCAGGCAATAAAATCAATGGTAAGGTAGTATTTGCCGATAACAATGAGGATGTACTTACAGTAGAGATTATCTAA
- a CDS encoding HD domain-containing protein, with amino-acid sequence MKECTFVFLKNWFHQYVQGFYSTDEQLQFHVRLKEEHTLRVLENATRIGVWLECAPEQLELIKIAALFHDIGRFKQYQTYRTFNDALSINHAQLGVEIIQQSNILKTSGLSGTQQEIVERAVLYHNRRKLPSEEIEKYCVPAKIIRDADKIDIFAMLVTKDDKNKIPQATEFENALLYSEKVIEDILQGRLVEYPEIKTENDLLLFRLSWLYDLYFPYSFSVVLEQGYLEKLIAMLPDTQEVHSVYQCLREYTNHHVMGNHIMVRDV; translated from the coding sequence ATGAAGGAATGTACTTTTGTATTTCTAAAAAATTGGTTTCATCAGTACGTACAAGGGTTTTATTCGACAGATGAGCAGCTACAATTTCATGTTCGCTTAAAGGAAGAACATACCCTAAGGGTCTTAGAGAATGCTACGAGGATTGGCGTATGGCTTGAATGTGCTCCAGAACAGTTAGAGTTAATCAAGATAGCAGCCTTGTTCCATGATATTGGACGATTTAAGCAGTATCAGACCTATAGGACCTTTAATGATGCTTTATCTATTAACCATGCCCAATTAGGAGTGGAAATAATACAACAATCCAATATATTAAAAACATCAGGATTAAGCGGTACGCAACAGGAAATTGTGGAAAGGGCGGTACTTTATCATAATCGGCGTAAACTACCATCGGAAGAGATAGAAAAATATTGTGTGCCAGCTAAGATTATTCGCGACGCGGATAAAATTGATATTTTTGCTATGCTAGTAACGAAGGATGACAAAAATAAAATACCTCAAGCAACGGAGTTTGAAAATGCTTTGTTGTATTCTGAAAAAGTTATTGAAGATATTTTACAGGGGCGGTTGGTTGAATATCCAGAGATTAAAACAGAGAATGACTTATTACTTTTTCGCTTATCCTGGTTGTATGATCTTTACTTTCCCTATTCTTTTTCCGTTGTATTAGAACAAGGCTACTTAGAAAAATTGATTGCTATGCTACCGGATACGCAAGAGGTTCATTCAGTGTATCAATGTTTAAGGGAGTACACAAATCATCATGTTATGGGTAATCATATAATGGTTAGGGATGTTTAA
- a CDS encoding helicase-associated domain-containing protein yields the protein MLNKRLSLEVDEKYTLEKIYALDKTALNKMCWLFDVSGWVGDVPRLLREAIFHIPRFAGVYQALNEEEQSIIDFLCDSAGIPVPIQRIYEKFTDFSIKMVDTLVGNLVRQGWLLEGEKFQTLLILPEIKKTLDKMSAFYYFLEAELPSSHSATFSGGQYLADLIEMAAFIYVEKPKLTVKKFIAKSTLRRLMSRLSEMVSNTWEEAADENLYTSTMRMLLGGLQEIQALQLVVDKGEHCYYQLNVEKWDDFVFSSASHRLLAILSWQMTRINYHKGGSLPFVASLFQYAAQVEGCWRTGASLMMESIVAESTVLFSDRDPFSSEEWLESTVLEPMMYLGLFEKTTAELPTGWRKEEQMPRNFWRLTPLGLSIAEWLAEEKDAGKAINQLIKIDTFSKELDITFATLFDKWRKVLPVELEQQLIIQPDLTFFVPRSTQPYLLWMLSVFGETQIQDYVYQGTFTRNSVLRALKGGASISDLFALIQDHSKVLPAENVLYNLQQWVAAYDRTLFSKAMILACDNPEMATEILAQSKFSKWVIGLVGPQTLLIRPEGEGIIRKWLEKKNWVPRPGVVSGERLYSWLTAGKG from the coding sequence TTGCTAAATAAAAGATTGTCCCTGGAAGTGGACGAAAAATATACTTTAGAAAAGATCTATGCCTTGGATAAGACTGCGTTAAATAAAATGTGCTGGTTATTTGATGTCAGTGGTTGGGTTGGTGACGTTCCCAGATTACTTCGTGAGGCAATCTTTCATATCCCCCGCTTTGCAGGTGTTTACCAAGCACTTAATGAAGAAGAGCAAAGTATAATAGACTTTTTGTGTGATTCAGCGGGCATACCAGTCCCAATTCAACGAATCTACGAAAAGTTTACCGATTTTTCAATAAAAATGGTGGATACCCTTGTTGGTAATTTGGTAAGGCAGGGGTGGCTATTAGAGGGGGAAAAGTTTCAAACACTCCTCATTCTACCTGAGATTAAAAAGACATTGGATAAAATGTCAGCGTTCTATTATTTTTTAGAGGCGGAGTTACCTTCCAGTCATTCAGCAACATTCAGTGGGGGACAATATTTAGCTGATTTGATTGAAATGGCTGCTTTTATCTACGTAGAAAAACCAAAACTTACGGTTAAAAAATTCATCGCAAAATCAACTCTTAGGCGTTTAATGTCTCGGCTAAGTGAAATGGTATCAAACACGTGGGAAGAGGCCGCTGATGAGAATCTATACACCAGTACAATGCGTATGCTTTTGGGTGGGTTACAGGAAATTCAAGCCTTACAGTTAGTCGTTGATAAGGGTGAACATTGTTATTATCAGCTTAATGTGGAGAAATGGGATGACTTTGTTTTTTCTTCTGCCTCTCATCGCTTATTGGCCATATTAAGTTGGCAAATGACTCGGATTAATTATCATAAGGGAGGGAGCTTACCCTTTGTTGCTAGCTTGTTTCAATACGCGGCACAAGTTGAGGGATGTTGGAGAACAGGCGCCTCCTTAATGATGGAAAGCATAGTAGCAGAATCGACGGTATTGTTTTCCGACAGAGACCCTTTTAGCAGTGAAGAATGGCTAGAGTCCACTGTGCTAGAGCCTATGATGTATTTAGGTCTGTTTGAAAAGACCACTGCTGAATTGCCAACTGGGTGGCGTAAGGAAGAACAGATGCCAAGAAATTTTTGGCGGCTAACACCACTTGGCCTTTCTATAGCAGAATGGCTAGCAGAAGAAAAGGACGCAGGCAAAGCTATAAATCAGTTAATAAAAATTGATACATTTTCTAAAGAGCTAGATATTACTTTTGCGACCTTATTTGATAAGTGGCGCAAGGTATTACCTGTAGAACTAGAACAGCAGTTGATCATTCAGCCGGATCTTACTTTTTTTGTGCCGAGAAGTACACAGCCTTACTTATTATGGATGTTATCTGTATTTGGTGAGACGCAAATACAAGACTATGTTTACCAAGGTACTTTCACTCGCAATAGTGTGCTTCGTGCCCTAAAAGGGGGAGCATCTATTAGCGACTTATTTGCTTTAATACAGGATCATAGTAAGGTTTTGCCTGCTGAAAATGTATTGTATAACTTACAGCAGTGGGTTGCTGCTTACGATCGAACGCTGTTTTCTAAAGCAATGATTTTAGCTTGTGACAATCCTGAAATGGCAACCGAAATTCTTGCGCAAAGTAAATTTTCTAAATGGGTCATTGGTCTAGTTGGTCCGCAAACCTTGCTGATAAGGCCTGAAGGAGAAGGAATTATTCGTAAATGGCTGGAAAAGAAAAATTGGGTACCTAGACCTGGGGTGGTTTCTGGAGAGCGTTTATATAGCTGGTTAACGGCAGGGAAGGGCTGA
- a CDS encoding DNA repair helicase XPB, with translation MVYNPANPIIVQGDFSVLLEAYHADFEIVRSGLSLFADLEKSPEHIHTYRITPLSLWNAAATGQTAEEVLAFLLEYVKFPLPNNVCRDIKGYMGRYGLVKLMAYPPNVVEEGLDKPSAPGEVLYLYSKDIPTILAIAGHKETKAIFLGKLDECTLVLPAGKRGIIKQLLVKIGYPVEDLAGYVDGEKLPVELRSEDINGREFSLRDYQRQAIDLFYDGGRESGGSGVLVLPCGAGKTVIGIGAMAQIGMNTLILTTSTSAVHQWIREIIEKTDLSPELVGEYSGDKKDICPVTVTTYQMVTYRPVKNGPFPHFEIFNARAWGLVIYDEVHTLPAPVFQVTAELQAKRRLGLTATLVREDGKEADVFTLIGPKKLDVPWIEMESAGWIATAICTEVRVPMDFSLRMECAQVPERTAYRLEAENPDKIKAIQYILHKHAGEGILIIGQYIQQLETIAEHFNFPLITGKMPTAKRDSLYQQFRSRTIPVLVVSKVANFAIDLPDAAVGIQVSGAFGSRQEEAQRLGRILRPKQDGRAAYFYSVVSKDSREQEFAHHRQLFLTEQGYQYQILDFDETLPMEGMDRVAK, from the coding sequence GTGGTATATAATCCTGCAAATCCAATTATTGTTCAGGGAGACTTTTCTGTCTTATTAGAAGCATATCATGCTGATTTTGAAATAGTGCGCAGTGGACTATCCCTTTTTGCAGATTTAGAGAAAAGTCCTGAACATATTCATACATACCGTATTACACCTTTATCTTTATGGAACGCAGCTGCAACAGGGCAAACCGCCGAGGAAGTACTTGCGTTTTTATTAGAGTATGTAAAATTCCCTTTACCTAATAATGTATGTCGGGATATTAAAGGATATATGGGGCGTTATGGTCTAGTGAAATTAATGGCCTATCCTCCCAATGTAGTAGAGGAAGGCTTGGATAAACCGTCTGCACCGGGAGAAGTTCTCTACCTTTACTCCAAGGATATCCCTACTATACTGGCCATTGCTGGACATAAAGAAACGAAGGCAATCTTTTTAGGGAAATTAGATGAATGTACTTTGGTTTTGCCAGCAGGAAAAAGGGGAATCATTAAACAATTGTTAGTGAAAATTGGCTATCCTGTGGAGGATTTGGCTGGCTATGTAGATGGTGAAAAACTGCCAGTTGAACTGAGAAGCGAGGATATCAATGGACGTGAATTTTCTCTGAGGGACTATCAACGACAGGCGATCGATCTTTTTTATGATGGAGGTCGGGAGTCTGGTGGTTCGGGAGTATTAGTCTTACCTTGTGGTGCAGGGAAAACTGTAATTGGCATTGGTGCTATGGCGCAAATCGGTATGAACACCCTAATATTAACAACATCAACAAGCGCAGTGCACCAGTGGATACGAGAAATTATTGAGAAAACGGATTTATCTCCTGAATTGGTAGGGGAGTATTCTGGTGATAAAAAAGATATTTGCCCAGTCACAGTTACTACCTATCAAATGGTAACATATCGTCCAGTTAAGAACGGACCGTTTCCCCATTTTGAGATTTTTAATGCTCGTGCTTGGGGCTTAGTTATTTATGATGAAGTACATACGCTGCCCGCACCTGTATTTCAAGTTACAGCTGAGTTACAAGCTAAGCGAAGGTTAGGTTTGACAGCAACTTTAGTACGAGAAGACGGCAAGGAAGCCGATGTATTTACCTTGATAGGACCAAAAAAATTGGATGTGCCTTGGATTGAAATGGAGAGTGCTGGTTGGATTGCAACGGCAATTTGTACCGAAGTGCGTGTACCTATGGATTTTTCTCTGCGTATGGAATGTGCCCAAGTGCCAGAGCGAACTGCGTATCGGCTAGAAGCAGAAAATCCAGATAAAATAAAGGCTATACAATATATTCTACATAAACATGCCGGTGAAGGTATCTTGATCATAGGTCAATATATTCAACAATTAGAAACCATTGCCGAACATTTTAACTTTCCCTTAATTACTGGGAAAATGCCAACGGCAAAAAGAGACTCCTTGTATCAGCAGTTTCGTAGTCGTACTATCCCCGTATTAGTTGTATCAAAAGTAGCTAATTTTGCGATTGACCTGCCGGATGCAGCAGTAGGTATACAGGTTTCTGGGGCTTTTGGCTCTCGCCAAGAAGAAGCACAGCGTTTAGGTAGAATCTTACGACCAAAACAAGATGGTAGAGCGGCTTACTTCTATAGTGTAGTATCGAAAGATTCTCGGGAACAAGAGTTTGCCCATCATCGCCAATTGTTTTTAACGGAGCAAGGATATCAATATCAAATTTTAGATTTTGATGAGACATTGCCAATGGAAGGAATGGATCGCGTTGCTAAATAA
- a CDS encoding hemerythrin domain-containing protein produces MDTTNLERQHQDFLDLINKITIHRSEEQIKNNATTISLLLSQLSGKLKVHAISEDKFLYPALMNHKDPKIKATSQAFYTEMGGLAISFDDFKTNFATSNKIIANPGAFLTESQKVFTALKKRIDRENNALYPLVSI; encoded by the coding sequence ATGGATACGACCAATTTAGAAAGACAGCACCAAGATTTCCTCGATTTAATCAATAAAATAACTATACATAGGTCTGAAGAGCAAATAAAAAACAATGCTACTACTATTTCACTCTTACTTAGCCAGTTGTCTGGAAAACTGAAAGTTCATGCAATCAGTGAAGATAAATTCTTATACCCTGCTTTAATGAATCACAAAGACCCTAAAATCAAAGCTACTAGCCAAGCATTTTATACAGAAATGGGTGGTTTAGCAATATCATTTGATGATTTCAAAACTAACTTTGCGACTTCAAATAAGATTATTGCGAACCCAGGAGCTTTTCTTACTGAATCGCAAAAGGTTTTTACGGCTTTAAAAAAACGAATCGATCGCGAGAATAATGCTTTGTATCCTTTAGTATCTATTTAA